GGACTGCATGATCGCGACGTCGATGATGCCGCTCGGACTGGCTTTGCCCGCCCCGATCCGGCCAATCAGGCCTTGCTTCCTTTTACGTCCCCTCTTTTTCTCCAAAACAGGCAGCGCTTCATCGATCTCCAGAAACTCGTTCAGTCTTGCCGCCCACTGCGAAAGCAACTGCCGGCGATGCGTCAAGACCAGCGTGCTGACCTTTCGTTCGGCAATCAGCTTCGCGGCGATGACCGTTTTGCCGAAGGCCGTGGTTGCCGCAAGAACGCCGGTATCGTGTTTTAGCATCTCTTCGGCAGCGGGGACCTGTTCATCTCTCAGGTTTCCATTGAATGCAACATTGATGAGCTTTCCCGGACAGGTATGGTCCGTCCATGCAGCCTTGACGCCGACCTCGTCGAGCAGGCCCGCAACATCCACTTCACAGCCTCTGGGCAGGCACAGGTATGCAGGGGTTTCCTCCGAACACGACATAATCGGCGGCTTGCCAAAGGTCGGCAGGCGCAACGCCTGGGCTTTGTAAAATTCCGGGTTTCTGAAGGCGGCCAATCTTTTAAGCGCATTCAATCCCCGCTGGGGGACCCCCTCTTTTTCAATGTAAAGCATGTTTGCCCTGACTATCCTTACCTCTTCCGAAAAATCGTTTACGGACCATCTTATCCGTTTCGACTCCCACGGTTTTTCGGTTTCTTCTTCTTCGTCCTTCCGGAGCGCTCCCAGTTCGCTTCCCGGGCTTAACCGTGGAATCAATCCCGCAATCCCGACTTCTGACAATTTTTCGATATTGGCCAAAAACCCCCACTGATCTTCATAAGGATTAAAGTTTTCATCCAGAAAGACGCTATGGCCGTGTTTCCTGGCCGCCTTCTGGAGGGGAAGGGCGATCAGGTTTCCGAAGCCGCCCTTAGGCATGATGTCTTGATTGGGAAAGAATCGGTCGTAGGAATTGAAGGTCAGTTCATGCCTGCGGTTCATGGCGCAGGTCAGCAGGGCAAAACCGAACTTCCGCGCCAGACTCGCGGGGATCGGTTCTTCAAAGAAGAACCAGGCATGCGCCCCGTTTCCGGAACGGGAACGCTCCAACGCCACGGGGGCGTCGAAGGCAGCGCAAACTTCCCTGAGCGTGGCACAGTCCTGTTGCCAGCCCTCGTCGTCAAAATCAATCACCAGAAGGTGGCACATCTCATCGCGGCGCAGGGGGTAGAGGCCGGCGACGATATTTCCCCGCAAATGCGCCTCGATCACCTTCCCGTCCAAGGCTTCGTAGGACTGATTCCGACAGTCGAAACATTTGACCGCCGGTTTCCGGCAGAGGCCCGATTTCCATTCGTTCCGGCAAACCGGCGCATACCCCGCAATGCCTTCCCGGTTCTGCCACCTCTTGGCGTAAACATCCTCCCGCCCTTTGAACAGCGACATGAACAGCCGGATTTTTTCCGCAGGATCGGATTGGGCGGGGATTCGTGGAAGCCGGTTTTCCACCGGGGATTCGTGAATAAAAAAAGATAGCGGCAAGTCGCTTTGGGAATCATGATGTGGATTCAAGCTCGATGGTTCGGTGATCCCCAATCTTTGCTTCAGGATTTCATTCTCTTCCCGTAACGCCGTGTTTTCGGAGAGCAATGCCCGCCATTTTTCCAACAACTCATTGACATTCACAACAGCAGCCCTTCCACGATCAGTTGTCCCAAGAGGCTTCTCCCGGTACGACCAGGCTTTCCTTACCTGTTTCGGGATTCGTTACGACCCGAAATGCCTCGGGCAGTTGCTGGTAGAACTCACGATGGAGGTAACAGAGAAATTCCCTACCGGTCATTTTGACTTCCCGTTCTTCCCGTAATTTCTTCTCCATATCCTTCTGGGCGGTGATATGGGCAACGCTTTCCATCTGAAGAGTGCGCTTGGCCGGTTCGGAATCATATCGTTGATGCATTTGTCTTTCCTGAAAACTGCAATCATTATCGCCTTATCCTGGGATGTTAAGAGTATGGTGATGGGGAGACACGGACACGTTGGCGATTATGTGTGCGGATTAGGCAAGATTGAAACAAACGGCATCGTCGGCCGCCGTCACAAAGCTTTCACAGGGGCTTTAAGTGAGCGAGCGCGTTTGATGAAGGCGATATCGAAGGTATAAAAAGATACGCCTTCCGGACTCGATGCCAGATGCAGGGCGTCGGCGAAAGCGATCCCCTTTTCATAATAATCGATCGCTTTCTCCAGTTGATCCGGCATTTCTGCCTGCACGTTGGGCAAGCCGAGGATCTGCTGCAAGGCCCGAATGATGGCCGCCGCGGAGAGCTCATAGGCGGCGCGCAGAACCCACTCCAGCTCAAGGAGCGTTGTTTTTGCGACAAAGATTTCCTCTTCTCCGGCCAAAACAGCCAAGGCCCGCTTGGCCTGATCGGGTTCGTCGTTGGTAACGTAACGGAC
The window above is part of the Syntrophales bacterium genome. Proteins encoded here:
- a CDS encoding DEAD/DEAH box helicase family protein, which codes for MNVNELLEKWRALLSENTALREENEILKQRLGITEPSSLNPHHDSQSDLPLSFFIHESPVENRLPRIPAQSDPAEKIRLFMSLFKGREDVYAKRWQNREGIAGYAPVCRNEWKSGLCRKPAVKCFDCRNQSYEALDGKVIEAHLRGNIVAGLYPLRRDEMCHLLVIDFDDEGWQQDCATLREVCAAFDAPVALERSRSGNGAHAWFFFEEPIPASLARKFGFALLTCAMNRRHELTFNSYDRFFPNQDIMPKGGFGNLIALPLQKAARKHGHSVFLDENFNPYEDQWGFLANIEKLSEVGIAGLIPRLSPGSELGALRKDEEEETEKPWESKRIRWSVNDFSEEVRIVRANMLYIEKEGVPQRGLNALKRLAAFRNPEFYKAQALRLPTFGKPPIMSCSEETPAYLCLPRGCEVDVAGLLDEVGVKAAWTDHTCPGKLINVAFNGNLRDEQVPAAEEMLKHDTGVLAATTAFGKTVIAAKLIAERKVSTLVLTHRRQLLSQWAARLNEFLEIDEALPVLEKKRGRKRKQGLIGRIGAGKASPSGIIDVAIMQSLNSGGEVKEWIKNYGMVIVDECHHVPAFSFEQILKGVHAKYVYGLTATPTRQDGRHPIIFMHCGPIRYRVNARKQAEKRPFDHYVIPRLTNFRAPLEAEGKEPSIQQLYTAIAENEPRNQRIAGDVLRCYQNGGNALVLTERTAHVALLAEKLREQIPDVIALTGGKGAKVTREALARIAAMPVDRPLTLIATGKYIGEGFDEPRLDTLFLTMPISWKGTLQQYAGRLHRLCENKREVRIYDYIDIHVPMLEKMYHKRLAGYAVIGYRARAESVPGESTDVIFDNTTFLPVYKNDLLNVAREILIVSPFVTKRRVSQMLPFLGAAQDRKVKVVVVTRPAADFKEKDRPALEEALALLITVGVQVVFKSNIHQKFAVFDQKIVWYGSVNLLSFGRAEESIMRLDNPGIADELLGSIRK
- a CDS encoding type II toxin-antitoxin system VapC family toxin, which encodes MIALDTNVWVRYVTNDEPDQAKRALAVLAGEEEIFVAKTTLLELEWVLRAAYELSAAAIIRALQQILGLPNVQAEMPDQLEKAIDYYEKGIAFADALHLASSPEGVSFYTFDIAFIKRARSLKAPVKAL